The Lolium perenne isolate Kyuss_39 chromosome 6, Kyuss_2.0, whole genome shotgun sequence genome segment AAATGGTATTTGAGTTGGATATCTAGGTAAGACTCTTTTCTAAAAAATCAAGATAAACTTCAATTAGTTGGAATTTGGAATCACTCGGCTCGGAACTACTTGCTCTTTGCTAGACGGACTCAGCATGAAATTTAACACGAGACTCATATGTCAAACCAAAATTTTAGAAGTATCGATTTAGTCTTCCATGAGATATGTAGGGGTGAAAATGGCCAATGTCAAGGCAACATGGCTCATATATGTATCCGTACATGCATTGCTTGCTTAGATGTATAAACAAGCATGGGTTGTTCTGGGAGGCTTTTTACGGTGCTGACTTACTAGTCAGTAGTCATATGGGTACGTGTGTAGTATTGAGTTATATGAGCCGTCGATTTTGTGGATATTGCTAATTCAATTCAGATTTGTTAGAATCGTATATATCAATTATGTCTCAGAACTAATTGGTATTTGCATTATTTTTTGAAGTTCGTCCTACCTCACATTCTTTCCGTCGTTCTCCACTAGAATCACTCAAAGCAGAAGTACTTGTTCTTTGTAAGATGGACTTACATACAAAATCCAACATGACACTCAAATGTCACACTATTTTTTGTATCATTTTAGTATTCCATGAGATATGTAGGGAGGACTTGCAATGGCCAATGTCAAGGACTCAAGGTAACATGGCTCATATGTATCCACATGCATCGAGTATACTGCTTAGGTGTATAAACAAGCATGGGTTCTGGTAGTGTAGGGCATTATTTAAACTAGGTGACATGAGTAGATGAATCAGTGGTCACTGGTAAAATTCACGGTGTCCACAGTCCACTAGAAAGAATCAACACATACAAGAACAACATGGCATGCATGCACGATAATAATAAAGAAGAATAGGCAAATTTATATTTTTCGATGACAAAAGCGATTACATCTCAACTGGTTTGTTCCACTATCTACGTGCTTCGACTAGAATCATGCATGGAGCCCTTTATTAGGAGGACAATGAAAATCCTAAGAATGAAGAGAAACTAAACTTTATGTGGTATAGTAAAATGAAGAAATTAAAAATGCTTGTTGGACTCCCGTTCTAGTTTCTTTGGAAAAGGAAATTTAAGGGTATGACCCTGTTCCGGTCCCTTGTCCCGTGCCTCCACCGCTGCCAACCCCGCCATTGTCGCTTCCACctgcgccaccgccgccgccggcaccgcttCCGGCGGCATAGCCGGAACCAGAAGGGCCATCGCTACCGGTCTGTGCAGCTCCAGAGCCTGCACCAGACCCAACTCCGATGCTTGGCCCTTGAGCGACACCTTTAACTATGCCACCACCGTTGCCGCTACCATGTCCAATGGCACTGCCCGAGGTTCCATCATTACTGGCGCTTCCAGCTCCAGTTCCTTCTCCACCTCCATTTCCACTGTTCCCGCCGCCACCACCGGTACCAGCACCACCGGCATCAGAGTAGCTGAAACCACCAGCAGAAGGAGCTGGTGCTATGTGACTCTCACCAGATCCTTCACCACCGCCCCCTCCGGCTCCTTGTCCGCTAGACCCATTGGCGCCAGCACCTTGGCCCTCACCCCCACCACTACCATTAGCACTGGCCTGGCCACTACCTGTAGAACCACTCTCACCACTGCCAGTGCCACCGCCGGACCCGGAACCAGATCCGGCTCCGCCATTtgaaccaccgccgccgccttctcctcctcctccaccagctCCCTGGGCATAGTTAGACTTGTAACCTGAACCTACGAAGGTTTCGCCGTATCCAGTGGCACCACCTTGTCCGCTTCCTCCGCCGTATCCATTTGCACccgccccaccaccaccacctcctcctcccgaCCCTCCTCCTGAGGCGCTGGATGAGCTAGCTAACATACGTGAAGCACTGGTGAAGCCAATGCTCACGAGGACAACAAAGCCAAGAGCTACAAGCTTAGTGGTAGCAGCCATGGTGAGTGAGCTCGGTGTACTGTGTGATGAGTTGGATGCTTAGCAGCAGGGTGTGTGGGTATATATAGCGGTCGAGTGGTGGAGGAGGGCCATGCGTGGTGCACGCCGAATGCGCGCTTTGGGTGGTGAATTGAGCTCGATGAGAGGTTCCGTAATCACGGTCGCATGCATGCTGTACCGCTGACTTGCACTGCTAGCATTGATCTTGCAGCTAGACTGCATTAACTTCATGAGAAAATCTCTTCGTATCCTCGATTCCTCGTGCAGTACCGCTGACTTGCACTCTGCTTGCCGTCAGGTGTAGAAGGGTCTTGAGTTACTGCAGCAAAACCTTGCATATCTTTGTTCTGACAGTAGTTAATTGATGGGAAGAGGTTAGCTGTAGATGGGTCAGAAGTTACTGACAGCTTGGTTTCTCCCAAAGTCTAACTAATTAGCTGGGGATTCGATCTCCTGacactgatttttttttttgggcaGTAACTTGACATAGGCTGATTATTTATACGTTCTTCCCAACGTGAAGAAACGTGACTTCTCTAATCGATGTTATGACCTTCTCCGAAGTAACGATCGATATATAGCACAATGGCACATATGCATGCAGCATGCATGGACATGAAGCTCTGGCGGGATGCCGTCCATCGATCTATACACGGTGTGGATCAGAAGAATTCGGGTCCTGGAGCCTCAGTGTGAAGAATACTTGGTGATTATCCTCCCATCTCTTTTGCCCCCTGCATACATACACCGAATATACATGGATATGGTACTTCATGGTTCTTCACTGTGTAAAGTTGGAAACAAAACCTGAAGGCAAGAATCATCTTGTTTAAGTTTTGTGGGCAGCAATCAGTAACATAATTAATCGATTTAAGCACAACATCTCCTTGTCTGTTACACCAAAAAAGAAGGTAAAACTGGATTTTCAAGTGAGGAATCTGAATTCTAAACTTGCTATAAGGCGGCAAGCTTGGTATATTGGAACTGTATTGAAGAAAATATACTACTACGTAAGTAAAATCGTTCACCACATCATATATGAGTGGGACATAAGTTTAGCTGGCGTTATTGAAGGGGCGTATGCAGGTTGGCTAGGACTTGGCTTGCGTTGATCACAAGAGCTGGAGCTAGTACAAACCAGCGGAACTGGTCAATATCTTGAATGCTACATCAAATGGCATTGAATAATTTCAGCAGGGCCGCTCTTATCTCAACTTACCCTCTCCGTATAGACCTACGGGATTTTTTCTACGTGATTGACTTACGGAACGACGTGGCTGCAATGGATTTGTTGCAAAACAGTTGACCCCCGTGATTTTAGGCCCACGGTGAATCAGTAGATCACCACCTCATCCCGTAAGAAATTTTCGTAAGAAGCTTTACGTAAGTGTAGCTTTATTGCTCCTTATAGTGtccttttttttgcgggtaaaagaGGAACTTTTGATCAACACAAATCTGTCCTAGCTGTATCTCACCAGCTCCGAGGCATAGAAACTCACCCAATGCTTACTTATAACAGTATTTCAAGGGAATCTTGAAAGAACTGTATCTTAAAGCAACTTGTCTAGATTTTAGGGCAAGTGCCTAGAGGGTAAGTGCTGTTGAACGGAATCGCTTCAACTTTTGCCTCGATCGACCAGAAAAGTATATACGAAGATAGACTATAATCAGAGATCGCAAAGAGAGGAAGCAAGTGAGAGGTCACATGCATGTACCGCTGACTTGCACTGCTACTAGCATCGATCTTGCAGCTAGACTTCATTAATTTGTTGAGCAAATCTCTTCATATCTTCATGCAGTCACGGTAATGCATGCAGTACCGCTGACTTGCACTCCTTGCGGTCAGCGGTAGAAGGGTCTTGAGTTACTTGCAACTTGGGTTCTCTCTAAATTAGCAAAACTACTCCTTGCATTATTTTCTTGATCAAATCCTTGCATATCTTTGTTCTGACAGTCACTGTAGGAATTGACGtgtacgccgacggccggctgccctcgccgtagccacgcctggccctcggcgtaggctacacCGACGGCAGCCCTCAGCGTACGGCGTCGGCGTCTACATCCCTCTGCATAGGCAGCTGCCCCATCGGCGTAGGGCTAGCCCTCGGCATAGGCgtcctacgccgacggccacgtgAGCCCCTCGTTGTCCGAGCCCTCGGCGCAGCCTCCACGGCGCGCCGTCGCCGTTAACGGCAGCAGTATACGCCGACGGCTATGCCCTCGGCATAGcgcgcgacgtggcgcgttgaggGGCGCCCAGGCCATGCAGACACCGATGGCCAGCCATGCAGACGCCCTCGGCATACGGCCGTGTTGTGCGTGCGTGCCCGTGCCCGTAGCCAGGGTCTACGCCGAGGGTATTGCCCTCGGCATAGACCTGACCATATGGTCATGGCAGGGctctatgccgacggcattgccctcggcgtagccatggCCATATTTTTTTTTCGTTTAGCAGGTTCCAGTTTCACAGCATGTTTCAGTTCAGCAGGTTCCAGTTCAGCATAATTCACCCAAATTCGATTAAATTCACCATAATTCATCCAAATCACCAAAATCCACCAAAATAGCATATAATCCACGTAATAGCATATACTAGttcaatgcccgtgcgttgctacggcataTTGATTTATAAATATCATATATTTTAAAACTAAAATAATTAAATTAAAAATATGGATATATTTTATAAATTGAAAATTATTTTCTGGACATTAAATAAATTGGtaattttctgtttattttttaaAGAAATGAACTAAAGCACATACATGAAGCTTGTTACCAGCTAGAATGCCTAGTTTCTTCTTTGACGAATGGTTGCTCTCCCAGTTGAAGTCTAATCTAGCATACGCCATTGCAAGTTGAGTATAAGGAATAAGATGCAGCCACGCCACAACTGAAAAATATGGCGCACACATCCATTATTTTTGTCATCCACAGTTTCAGAAGATTCCCAGTTATCGGACCCAGTTGAACTAACATCGCTTTCCACAGTATCAAGACACCACCAAGATTCAGCAAACCTTATGTATTTAGGACATCAGTTTCAAAAGGTATCGTTTGAAGAAGAAGAGCTGATCCATGTTTGAACTGCACACCTGTAGCTGATCTAGGTCTGGCACCATATTTGAACTGCAGTCATCTGAAGACTTCTGTATCGCGAAAGCAGTCTGGAACAGCCACAAACTAAATCACTAAACTGAATTGTAGCAGCCGTATTCAGCAATCCAATCGAATGCAGCATGTAGTCAGAAGTAGTCAACAATCAATCAATCGCTAAACTAATCCAGTACAACTTGATTGCTGGACGCGCGTTGCTCTCACCCGAGAGCCTGATCCTCTCTAGCATGTACGGCCGTAAGTTCCCCGCGTTTACCTCACACTCTCCGTTGCGCCCTTTGACCGGCCGTCTGCCAATCAATCCGCCGCCGACGAGGGGTCGATCAGGTCTCTCATGCAGGAGTGCAGGACGGTCCGATGGGGTTGCTGTGAAAGGTAAAACAGCGCCAGCGCTAGCTATTGTCCGTGATCTTCCCCTGGACCTGTTGTCCGCCTTCAATTTGATCAGGGTCAAACAACGTCGTTCGTGATCATGGTCGCCTTTGCATGAGACGTATCTCCGGCTATCCAGCGTTGTGCTCCTCTTGCATCGCCACCGGCCGTTCCATTGGCACCGGAAGGCTCCTGGTAGTTCTTTGAGAAACTCGGGAAACATACCATATAGGAGTTCTGGCGTGATTTTCTCCTGCAGGATAGTTGGGCGACAACCGATCTGATTTTCACGGGGGATTTTGGCTGGATCGCCCGAAGCCCACGACCAGCACGACTTGGATAACTGGTCGGTTACGATTCCTTCGGTGGTAGCCGGTTTTTCTGGTTTTTTCTTAGATTTGCTGTCGTGGATCGCTGTAGAACGCAGGTTTTCTTTGGACGAACGAATCGCTGATTACCAACATAGGTCTTTTTGACGTACGATGGTTTTTTCACGGATGGACACCACCGATTCGAAACTAATAGTAAAGAAAGATAGTGCACATAATAGCATACAAGAGGAGTGCCATGTCATCTAAATACATAGTAGTAGCTAGCGCATAACCTAGCTAGCGCATAACCGGAATAGTAGTAGTAGCTGacatgcgtacagcacgcgaccgttgggaaccccaagtggaaggtgtgatgcgtacagcagtaagtttccctcagtaagaaaccaaggtttatcgaaccagtaggagttaagaagcacgttgaaggttgatggcggcggagtgtagtgcagcgcaacaccagggattccggcgccaacgtggaacctgcacaacacaaccaaattactttgccccaacgtgacagtgaggttgtcaatctcaccggcttgctgtaacaaaggattagatgtatagtgtggatgatgatgtttgcagaaaacagtagagcgagaattgcagtagattgtattcgatgtaaaagaatggaacggggtccacagttcactagtggtgtctctccaataagaaatagcatgttgggtgaacaaattacagttgagcaattgacaaataaagagggcatgaccatgcacatacatgttatgatgagtagtgtgagatttaattgggaatacgacaaagtacatagaccgctatccagcatgcatctatgcctaaaaagtccaccttcaggttatcatccgacccccctccagtattaagttgcaaacaacagacaattgcattaagtgtggtgcgtaatgtaatcaacaaatacatccttagacatagcatagatgttttatctctagtggcaacaacacatccacaaccttataactttctgtcactgtcccagatttaatggaggcatgaacccactatcgagcataaatactccctcttggagttacaagtaacgatttggccagagcctctactaataacggagagcatgcaagatcataaacaacacatagatgatagattgataatcaacataacatagcattcattattcatcggatcccaacaaacgcaacatgtagcattacaaatagatgatcttgatcatgttaggcagctcacaagatccgacaatgatagcacaattaggagaagacgaccatctagctactgctatggacccatagtccaggggtgaactactcacacatcactccggaggcgaccatggcggtgaagagtcctccgggagatgattcccctctccggcagggtgccagaggcgatctcctgaatcccccgagatgggattggcggtggcggcgtctctggaaggttttccgtatcgtggctctcggtactggagttattatccacgaaggcttcttataggcgaagaggtaggtttaggggcgacgcgagggccccacacgccagggccgcgccgccctgttgtgtcggcgcctcgtcgccccacttcgtttccctttcggacttctggaagcttcgtggaaaaataagatcctgggcgttgatttcgtccaattccgagaatatttccttactaggatttctgaaacaaaaaacagcagaaaacagcaactgactcttcgacatctcgttaataggttattgccggaaaatgcataaatatgacataaagtatgtataaaacatgtgtgtatcatcataaaacaagcatggaacataagaaattatcgatacgttggagacgtatcagcatccccaagcttagttcctactcgtcccgagtaggtaaacgataacaaagataatttctgaagtgacatgccatcataatcttgatcaatactattgtaagcacatgtaatgaatgcagcgattcgaatcaatggtaaatacaatggttaaacaactgaatcatatagcaaagacttttcatgaatagtactttcaaaacaagcatcaataagtcttgcataagagttaactcataaagcaataaattcatagtaaaggcattgaagcaacacaaaggaagattaactttcagcggttgctttcaacttgtaacatgtatatctcatggatagttgtcaatgcaaagtaatataacaagtgcaatatgcaagtatgtaggaatccatgcacagttaacacaagtgtttgtttctaagacagaaggaaataggtaaactgactcaacataaaagtagaagaatcgcCCTTCGCagcgggaagcattgattgctatatttgtgctagagcttttattttgaaaacataaagagagcataaaagtaaagttttgagaggtgtttgttgttgtcaacgaatggtagtgggcactctaacccccttgccagatagactttcaaagagcggctcccatgaattttatttttaggtggcactccttccaaccttgctttcacaaaccatggctaaccgaatcctcgggtgcctgccaacaatctcataccatgaaggtgtgcctttttattttagttttatttagatgacactcctccccacctttgctttctcaagccatggctaaccgaatcctcgggtgccatccaacaatcacataccatggaggagtgtctatttttgtaaaattatgaaggttaattaatttgggactgggaatcccattgccagctctttttgcaaaattattggataagcggatgaagccactagtccattggtgaaagttgcccaacaagattgaaagataaacaccacatacttcctcatgagctataaaacattgacacaaataagaggtaataacttttgaagtatttaaagatagcactcaagcaatttactttgaaatggcggagaaataccatgtagtaggtaggtatggtggacacaaatggcatagtttttggctcaaggattttggatgcacgagaagtatcccctctcagtacaaggcttaggctagcaaggttaattgaaacaaacacaagtatgaaccggcacagcaaaactcacataaaagacatattgcaagcattataaaactctacaccgtcttccttgttgttcaacccttactagaaaatatctagaccttagagagaccaatcatgcaaaccaaattttagcaagctctatgtatttcttcattaataggtgcaaagtatatgatgcaagagcttaaacatgagcacaaaaattgccaagtatcacattattcaagatattataccatttaccacatgtagcatttcccgtttccaaccatataacaattaacgaagcagtttcaaccttcgccatgaacattatgagtaaagctaaggacatatttttccatatgcaacagcggagcgtgtctctctaccacacaatgaatgctaggatccactttattcaaacaaaaaaaacaaacagacgctccaagtaaagcacataagatgtgatggaataaaaatatagtttcactagaggaacctgataatgttgtcgatgaagaaggggatgccttgggcacccctagcttagatgcttgagtcttcttgaaatatgcagggatgaaccaccggggcatctccaagcttagagctttcactctccttgatcatattgtatcatcctcctctcttgatccttgaaaacttcctccacaccaaactcaaaacaactcattagagggttagtgcataatcaaaattcacatgttcagaggtgacataatcattcttaacacttctggacattgcacaaagctactgaaagttaatggaataaagaaatctatcaagcatagcaaaacaggcaatgcgaaataaaaggcagaatctgtcaaaacagaccagTCCGTAAAGACTATTTTTTTTAggtgcaacagacttgctcaaatgaaaatactcaaatttaatgaaagttgcgtacatatctgaggatcactcacgtaaattggcagatttttcggagttacctacagagactactactcaaattcgtgacagcaagaaatctgtttctgcgcagtaatccaaatctagtatgaaccttactatcaaagactttacttggcacaacaatgcaaaaaaattaagataaggagaggttgctacagtagtaacaacttccaagactcaaatataaaataaaagtgcagaagtaaaatcatgggttgtctcccataagcgtttttctttaacgcctttcagctaggcgcagaaagtgtgtatcaagtgttatcaagagatgaagtatcaacatcataatttgttctaataatagaatcaaaacttaacttcattctctttctacggaagtgttccatacctttcttgagaggaaattgatatttaatattgccttccttcatatcaataatagcaccaacagttcgaagaaaaggtcttcccaatataatgggacaagatgcattgcattcaatatccaacacaacaaaatcaacggggacaaggttattgttaaccgtaatgtgaacattatcaatcctcccaaaggtttctttgtagaattatcagcaagattaacatccaaataacagtttttcaatggtggcaagtcaagcatattatagattttcctaggcataacggaaatacttgcaccaagatcacataaagcattacaatcaaagtaattgaccttcatcttaatgatgggctcccaaccatcctctaacttcctaggaatagaagcttcacgttctagtttctcttctctagcttttatgagagcattagtaatatgttttgtaaaggccaaatttatagcactagcattgggacttttagcaagtttttgtaagaactttataacttcagagatgtggcaataatcaaaatctaaatcattataatctaaagcaatgggatcattatccccaatgttgtaaaaaaatttcagcagttttatcacaagcagtttcagcagttttagcaatttcaagcagttttgcacactttgcattaggagtagaaacattgccaacaccaattattttaccattgatagtaggaggtgtgtcaaaatgtgaagcattttcattgctagtggtggtaatagtccaaactttagctatattattatctttagcattttcttgttttttcCACATAGCACGCAATtccgccatcaatcttatattctcattaattctaaattggatggagtttgctgtagcaaatgacttaatatctttattttcattaggcgtaacttttgatttcaaaagatcaacatcagcagcaagactatcaactttagaagcaagtatatcaattttcccaagcttttcttcaatagatttgttaaaagcagtttgtgtactaataaattctttaagaatggcttcaagtccagggggtgtattcctatttttttttaaagaattcccataagaattaccataaccgttaccattattataaggatatggcctatagttgttactagaattattccgataagcattgttattgaaattattatttttaatgaagttcacatcaacaagttcttattgagcaaccaatgaagctaacggaacattattaggatcaacattagtcctaccattcacaagcatagacataatagcatcaatcttatcactcaaggaggaggtttcttcaacagaattaccttattaccttgtggagctctttccgtgtgccattcagagtaattaatcatcatgttatcaagaagctttgttgcg includes the following:
- the LOC127307706 gene encoding uncharacterized protein, coding for MAATTKLVALGFVVLVSIGFTSASRMLASSSSASGGGSGGGGGGGGAGANGYGGGSGQGGATGYGETFVGSGYKSNYAQGAGGGGGEGGGGGSNGGAGSGSGSGGGTGSGESGSTGSGQASANGSGGGEGQGAGANGSSGQGAGGGGGEGSGESHIAPAPSAGGFSYSDAGGAGTGGGGGNSGNGGGEGTGAGSASNDGTSGSAIGHGSGNGGGIVKGVAQGPSIGVGSGAGSGAAQTGSDGPSGSGYAAGSGAGGGGGAGGSDNGGVGSGGGTGQGTGTGSYP